The stretch of DNA GCTCAATCGGGAGCGATTGGTGCTTTTTCTGCACTCGTCCCTTTATTTTAGCATACTCCGCTTCCCAGCGAATTAAATCTTTATCATTCGAGGTCCGGTGCGATTTGGCCATAGCCAGCACGTAAATGGATTCGATGATATTGGTTTTCCCTTGGGCATTTTCGCCAATGATGACATTTACAGTATTATCAAATTCAACGAGGAGTGATTCATAATTTCGGTAATTCTCTAAAGCCAGTTGTTCAATGTGCATGCAAAAACACCTTTCGACGGCCTTTAATCACTTTCTTCCTCTGTTCCAAATCCTACTTCATATACGCCATCTCCAGGAATCTCCACTTCATCCCCTTCATACAGCTTTCTTCCTCTTCGGTCATCAAGCTCTCCGTTAACGTATACTTCGTGTTCACTTAGATACCATTTTGCCTGGCCGCCAGTTTGAATAATGCCAGCCAGTTTCAGAAATTGGCCAAGGGTGATAAATTCCTCGTTTTCAGCTTTTTTTGTCATCATAATGTGGTTTCCTCCGTAAACATCTTAGTACTTTATTTTAACATAAATACAAAAAAAGCGGCGCAAATATGCCCCGCTTTTCCGGAGTTTGAATTAATACGTTCGCACCGGCAGGATCAACTGAAGTGTTGAAT from Domibacillus sp. DTU_2020_1001157_1_SI_ALB_TIR_016 encodes:
- the yaaA gene encoding S4 domain-containing protein YaaA, whose translation is MMTKKAENEEFITLGQFLKLAGIIQTGGQAKWYLSEHEVYVNGELDDRRGRKLYEGDEVEIPGDGVYEVGFGTEEESD